GGTTTTGGTTACGCGCCGTTAGTTGGCGACATAATGTCGCGACTAAACGTGTGCTTCAAGATGACCGCTTCACATGGCGCGGAGCGGGGGCGCCAATCATTGCACGTTAGCATGAGTTCGGAACCGCGCGCAGTCGCGATTTTCGGCCACCCCCTCTACGGGTGATGCTCGCGCGAGAGACCAGCGGAGGAGCCCTCTTCCCTAGCCCCGGGCTTCGCCCGGGGGTTGCACCACGCGCGATGATGCGTGGCGGAATGGTTACTCACCCCCGGGCAGAGCCCGGGGCTAGGGATGGGGGCGAGACGTTCTTGCACTTCGTCCACCGGCGGAGCCGGTGGCTTTTCTTTTGGTGCAGCATTTCCGCGCTGCTTGGCCAGCGGCCAAGTTCAACGTAGCCTAGGGCAACGCCTTGGGTCTTTGCCGGCCATTCGATCGCTTTGGCTGAAGGCCATACTCACTCTCATCCATCCCCTCCGCTGTCCACTTGGACCAGAGCTTTCGATGACCTCTCCGAATTACGCTCGCCAAATCGTCGTGCTCGTCTTGCTGCTCGTTGCTCCATCGCTGACAGCCGCGGCGGAGAACTCCAAGTCGAATCAGCTGACGCCGCAGCAGATCGCCGAGGGGTGGATCAGCCTGTTCGACGGCGAGACGCTGTTCGGGTGGACGCCGACAGGCAAGGCGGATTGGAAGGTCGACGATGGCGCGATCGCGGTGGGCGAGGGGGACGAAGGGTTCCTCATGACGAACAGCGAGTTTGGGGACTACGAACTGCATGTGGAGTTCAAGGCGCCGGCGACGACCAATAGCGGCGTGTTCTTGCGGACGCCGTTGAAGCCGACCGATCCGACGAAGGATTGCATCGAGTTGAACATTGCTCCCAAAGACAACCCATTTCCGACGGCGTCGCTGGTAGGACGCTTGAAGGTGAGCACCGAGCCCGAGAGCTACCGCGTCGACGATCCCAATCAGACGGTCAAACGCCTCGGCGGACCGGGACGGGCCGTCGATCCCTGGAGCGACGGTTGGCATGCGTTCGATTTGGTTGTTGAAGGAAACAACGTGCAAATCAAACTCGACGGTGTGCTGCTGACGACTTACATCGCCAACAACGACTCTGTGCCGCCGCGCGGCCGCATCGGCCTACAGTTCCGCGAGGGGCCGGTCGCGTTCCGCAACGTTCGGTTGAAGCCGCTCGGGCTGAAGCCGATGCTCAACGGCAAAGATCTCGCCGGGTGGAATGACGATCAGAAGAAGACTAGTAAGTTTGAAATCGTCTCAGCGCAAGCTTCCTCTGGCTCCCTCCCCCTTGAGGGGAGGGCTGGGGAGGGGGGCGAAGCTGGTACACGCTCCACTCCCCCCTCCCTAACCCTCCCCTCCGGGGGGAGGGGACCAGAAGGGAACATCGAGGGCGATTTCGAACTCCGCGTCACCAATGGCAGCGGCCAGCTTGAGAGCGACGCGACCTACGCCGACTTCACGATGCAGTTCGACACCCGCGTCGACGGCGACGGGCTCAACTCGGGCGTCTTCTTTCGCTGCATCCCGCGCGAGTACATGAACGGCTACGAATGCCAGATCAATAACGTGATGAAGGAGGGCGATCCGACGAAGCCGAGCGACTTTGGCACCGGAGCCATCTACCGCCGCATCCCGGCCCGGCGGGTGAACGCCCGCGACCACGAGTGGTTCACGACGACGATCGTCGCCACCGGCCCCCATATCGCCGTGTGGGTGAACGGCCTGCAAGTGACTGACTGGACCGACCCCCGCCCGCCGCACGACAACCCCCGCAACGGCCTGCGGACAGCCGCGGGAACCATCTCGCTCCAGGGGCATGACCCGACGACCGATATCCGCTTCCGGAACATGCGGATCGGCGAATTGCCGGGAAATACGAACCACGACGGCACGAAGGACACGACGGAAGAAAAGGCGAAATGAGGGTAATTCGTCGTGCTCGTCGTGCCGTCGTGGTTCAATTCATTAATGCGGGTGAGTAGATCAAACAGGGGTCGGGCAATTACAATCGAACCCTTGGATTTCCTCGGTGCCCCCTTAGCGCCTTGGCGCCTTCGTGGTCAGCCCCCCCTCCCGAACCCTGAACCCCATACCCTGAACCCTCCTATGCCCAGTTGCGTGTTGGCTTACTCCGGCGGTCTCGATACCTCTGTCATTCTCGGTTGGCTTCAGGACGAGGGGTACGACGTCCATGCCGTGTACGTCGATCTCGGCCAGCCGTGCGAGGATCGCGAGGCGATTCTGAAGAAGGCCCGCGACAACGGGGCGAAGTCTTCGCGGCTGATCGACGTTCGTGAGGAACTGTGCCGCGACTTTGCGTTCCCGGTGCTGCAGTGGCAGGCGAAGTACGAGGGGATTTATCTGCTTGGCACGTCGATCGCCCGGCCGCTCATCTCGAAGGTCTGCTTGCAGGTCGCTCGCGAAGTCGGCGCCGAGGCCTACGCTCACGGCGCAACCGGCAAGGGCAACGACCAGTGCCGGTTCCAACTCGCCGCTGAAGCGCTCGATCCCAACGTAAAAATCATCGCGCCGTGGCGGATCAAGAAGTTCCAGGACCTGTTCGCAGGTCGCAGCGACATGATCGCCTACTGCGAGAAGAAGGGGATCCCGGTGAAGGCGTCGATCGCCAAGCCGTACAGCAGCGACGAGAACTGCCTCCACATCAGCTACGAAGCGGGCAACCTGGAAGACCCGACGGTCGACGGCGTGTCGATCATCGACTTCGGCATGACGGTGTCGCCGCAAGAAGCCCCCGATAAGATCGAGACGGTGAAGATCGGTTTCGAGTCGGGCGTGCCGGTAACGATCAACGGCGTGAAGAAGTCGCCGCTGCAAATGGTCGAGGAGCTGAACAAGATCGCTGGCCGGAACGGCGTGGGGCGGATCGACATCGTCGAGAACCGCTTCGTTGGCATGAAGAGCCGTGGCGTGTACGAGTCGCCCGGCATGACGACGCTGTACGCGGCGCACTTGGCGCTCGAGCAACTGACGATCGACCGCGAGACGGTCCACCTCCGCGATCGCATCAGCCCCGAAGTCGCCGAGATGGTGTACTACGGCTTCTGGTACGTGCCGAAGATGGACGCGCTCATGGCGTTCATGCGTGAGGTGCAGAAGCCGGTGACGGGCGAAGTGACCGTCGGCCTCTACAAGGGCAACGTCATGATTCAAAGCCGGACGAGCCCGTATAGCCTGTACGACGCGGCGATCGCCAGCATGGACGAGGCGGGCAACTACGACCAGACCGATGCGGAAGGGTTCCTGCGGATCCAGGGGCTGCCAAGCCGGGTGATGGGGCAGGTACGGCCGCGGAAGTACTAAGAGAGATTGCGAGTAGCGGGTTTCGAGTTGCGAGTTGGGTACGGGGAAAAATGCCGTGGCTAGTTATCGCGATTTGAAAGTTTGGCAGTTGGGCGTTGATATCGCTCTGGAGGTCTACCGAATAACTGGTAACTTTCCCAAAAGCGAGCAGTACGGCCTCACTAGCCAACTCCGCCGGGCGGCTGTGTCGATTGCTTCCAACATCGCGGAAGGGCACGCGCGCAAGACGCAAAAGGAACTGCACCGGTTCTGCAACATCGCGAAGGGATCGCTTGCGGAAACTTGAAACGCAGTTGATCATTGCTCGCGAGCTCGGCTTCGCAGACGGCAAGTCGATGGAAAGTTTGTTTTCCATGACCGACCAAGAAAGCAAAATGCTGAGCGGCTTGATGCGAACAGTAAAAGACACGCTGTAGTTCTTCCCGCATTTCACTCGCAACTCGCGACCCGAAACTCGCAACTCCCCATGCTCTTCCGCGAAAACCCCGTTCTGCAACGCGAGCTGATTTCGAATCTCCGCATGACGCGGGGGTTCTTGCTGTTGTTTGCGTACGTCGCCGGGCTGGGGATGCTCGTTTACGCGGCGTGGCCGGCGAATCAGACGCTTGATTTGGCTCGGCCGGAGGAAGCGCAGAAGCTCGTCAATCTGTTCTTCTTCGGGCAGTACATTCTCGTCTCGCTAATGACTCCGAGTTTTGCCGCGGGGGCGATCACCGGCGAACGGGAGCGCGAGAGTTACGAGATGCTGCTCGCCAGCCCGCTGCGGCCGGGATCGATTGTGCTCGGCAAGCTGCTGGCGTCGCTGACGCCGCTCGCGGAGTTGATGATTTGCTCG
This sequence is a window from Lacipirellula parvula. Protein-coding genes within it:
- a CDS encoding 3-keto-disaccharide hydrolase, yielding MTSPNYARQIVVLVLLLVAPSLTAAAENSKSNQLTPQQIAEGWISLFDGETLFGWTPTGKADWKVDDGAIAVGEGDEGFLMTNSEFGDYELHVEFKAPATTNSGVFLRTPLKPTDPTKDCIELNIAPKDNPFPTASLVGRLKVSTEPESYRVDDPNQTVKRLGGPGRAVDPWSDGWHAFDLVVEGNNVQIKLDGVLLTTYIANNDSVPPRGRIGLQFREGPVAFRNVRLKPLGLKPMLNGKDLAGWNDDQKKTSKFEIVSAQASSGSLPLEGRAGEGGEAGTRSTPPSLTLPSGGRGPEGNIEGDFELRVTNGSGQLESDATYADFTMQFDTRVDGDGLNSGVFFRCIPREYMNGYECQINNVMKEGDPTKPSDFGTGAIYRRIPARRVNARDHEWFTTTIVATGPHIAVWVNGLQVTDWTDPRPPHDNPRNGLRTAAGTISLQGHDPTTDIRFRNMRIGELPGNTNHDGTKDTTEEKAK
- a CDS encoding four helix bundle protein, translating into MASYRDLKVWQLGVDIALEVYRITGNFPKSEQYGLTSQLRRAAVSIASNIAEGHARKTQKELHRFCNIAKGSLAET
- a CDS encoding argininosuccinate synthase codes for the protein MPSCVLAYSGGLDTSVILGWLQDEGYDVHAVYVDLGQPCEDREAILKKARDNGAKSSRLIDVREELCRDFAFPVLQWQAKYEGIYLLGTSIARPLISKVCLQVAREVGAEAYAHGATGKGNDQCRFQLAAEALDPNVKIIAPWRIKKFQDLFAGRSDMIAYCEKKGIPVKASIAKPYSSDENCLHISYEAGNLEDPTVDGVSIIDFGMTVSPQEAPDKIETVKIGFESGVPVTINGVKKSPLQMVEELNKIAGRNGVGRIDIVENRFVGMKSRGVYESPGMTTLYAAHLALEQLTIDRETVHLRDRISPEVAEMVYYGFWYVPKMDALMAFMREVQKPVTGEVTVGLYKGNVMIQSRTSPYSLYDAAIASMDEAGNYDQTDAEGFLRIQGLPSRVMGQVRPRKY